The following proteins are co-located in the Vigna unguiculata cultivar IT97K-499-35 chromosome 9, ASM411807v1, whole genome shotgun sequence genome:
- the LOC114163345 gene encoding probable polyamine oxidase 5, giving the protein MVVKKPRIVIIGAGMAGLTAANKLYTATASKDLFELCVVEGGSRIGGRINTSEFGGDRIEMGATWIHGIGGSPIHKIAKEIHSLRSDQPWECMDGNTDEAITIAEGGFHLHPSIVDPITKLFNTLMEYSQRKLNEATAKGELESYHNLPALAAKVASNRSGNDNLSIGSFLRQGLEAYQISKEQEEVKGCGEWSRKLLEEAIFAMHENNQRTYTSADDLLTLDYSAESEYRMFPGEEITIAKGYLSIIESLASVLPPGLIQLGRKVTRIEWQLDERKGVGNGCCSSRPVKLHFCDGSVMSADHVIVTVSLGVLKSAIRDDDDDDDSGMFCPPLPPSKTEAISRLGFGVVNKLFMQLSPKHGGGKHEYHHEHVNEDSDKGFPFLQMVFHSPQSETRHKKIPWWMRRTATLFPIYNNSSVLLSWFVGEEALALESLKDEEIINGVSSTVSCFLQHSQWQKGSSSHRLCNGNVNSEERSQENEVKFSKVLKSKWGTDPLFLGSYSYVAVGSSGDDLDAMAEPLPKDSSCQPSASSPLQILFAGEATHRTHYSTTHGAYFSGLREANRLLQHYHCVGIYNN; this is encoded by the coding sequence ATGGTGGTGAAGAAGCCACGGATAGTGATAATTGGAGCAGGAATGGCAGGCCTCACAGCTGCCAACAAGCTCTACACTGCCACTGCCTCCAAGGACTTGTTTGAGCTATGTGTTGTGGAGGGTGGAAGCAGGATTGGTGGCAGAATCAACACCTCAGAGTTTGGTGGTGACCGTATTGAGATGGGTGCTACATGGATCCACGGAATTGGAGGCAGTCCAATTCACAAAATTGCTAAAGAAATCCACTCACTCCGCTCTGACCAACCTTGGGAGTGCATGGATGGGAACACTGATGAGGCCATCACCATTGCTGAAGGTGGCTTCCATCTCCACCCTTCCATTGTTGACCCCATTACAAAGCTCTTCAACACCCTCATGGAATATTCTCAAAGGAAGCTCAATGAAGCCACTGCAAAGGGTGAACTTGAAAGTTATCACAACCTGCCTGCTCTGGCTGCTAAGGTTGCTTCCAACAGGTCTGGGAACGACAACCTTAGTATTGGCTCTTTTCTGAGACAAGGCCTGGAGGCTTACCAGATTTCAAAGGAGCAAGAGGAGGTCAAAGGGTGTGGGGAGTGGAGCAGGAAGTTACTTGAGGAAGCAATATTTGCAATGCATGAGAACAACCAGAGGACCTATACATCAGCTGATGACCTCTTGACACTGGATTATAGTGCTGAGAGTGAGTACAGAATGTTCCCAGGTGAAGAAATCACTATTGCTAAAGGCTACTTGAGCATAATTGAGTCCTTAGCCTCTGTGTTGCCACCTGGTTTGATTCAGTTAGGTAGAAAAGTCACAAGGATTGAGTGGCAGCTTGATGAGAGGAAGGGTGTGGGAAATGGCTGTTGTTCTTCTAGGCCTGTGAAGCTGCATTTTTGTGATGGCTCCGTTATGTCTGCTGATCATGTCATTGTCACAGTTTCACTGGGAGTGTTAAAATCTGCTATtcgtgatgatgatgatgatgatgattcaGGTATGTTCTGTCCTCCTCTTCCCCCTTCCAAAACTGAGGCAATTTCAAGGCTTGGCTTTGGGGTTGTTAACAAGTTGTTTATGCAATTAAGTCCAAAACATGGAGGAGGGAAACATGAATACCATCATGAACATGTAAATGAAGACTCCGACAAGGGGTTCCCTTTCCTGCAAATGGTTTTCCATTCACCTCAATCTGAAACGAGGCACAAGAAAATACCATGGTGGATGAGGAGGACAGCCACCCTTTTCCCCATCTACAACAATTCCAGTGTCCTCTTGTCTTGGTTTGTGGGGGAAGAAGCACTGGCACTCGAGTCACTCAAAGATGAGGAGATCATAAATGGAGTTTCATCCACAGTCTCGTGCTTTCTACAGCATTCTCAGTGGCAAAAGGGTTCCAGTTCACATAGATTGTGCAATGGGAATGTGAATTCTGAGGAGAGATCTCAAGAAAATGAGGTGAAGTTCAGTAAAGTCTTGAAGAGCAAATGGGGAACTGATCCCTTGTTTTTAGGCTCATACAGTTATGTTGCAGTAGGGTCAAGTGGTGATGATTTAGATGCAATGGCCGAGCCATTGCCAAAAGATAGCAGTTGTCAGCCTTCTGCTTCATCTCCACTTCAAATTTTGTTTGCAGGGGAAGCAACTCACAGAACTCATTATTCCACAACTCATGGAGCTTACTTCAGTGGTCTCAGGGAAGCCAATAGGCTTCTTCAACATTATCATTGTGTTGGGATTTATAATAACTAG
- the LOC114164213 gene encoding WD-40 repeat-containing protein MSI4-like, which produces METPPQQGVVKKKETRGRKPKPKDDKKDEHSKTKEGRKTQQYQQQQQQQQPSVDEKYTQWKSLVPVLYDWLANHNLVWPSLSCRWGPQLEQATYKNRQRLYLSEQTDGSVPNTLVIANCEVVKPRVAAAEHISQFNEEARSPFVKKFKTIIHPGEVNRIRELPQNSKIVATHTDSPDVLVWDVENQPNRHAVLGATNSRPDLILTGHQDNAEFALAMCPTEPYVLSGGKDKTVVLWSIEDHITSAATGGSIIKPNSKSGETNDKTAESPSVGPRGIYCGHEDTVEDVTFCPSSAQEFCSVGDDSCLILWDARVGSSPVVKVEKAHNADLHCVDWNPHDDNLILTGSADNSVRMFDRRNLTTNGVGSPIHKFEGHKAAVLCVQWSPDKSSVFGSSAEDGLLNIWDYEKVGKKIERSGKSISAPPGLFFQHAGHRDKVVDFHWNAYDPWTIVSVSDDCESTGGGGTLQIWRMSDLIYRPEEEVLAELEKFKSHVVACASKSEK; this is translated from the exons ATGGAGACTCCTCCTCAGCAAGGtgtggtgaagaagaaggagacaAGGGGTCGAAAACCTAAGCCAAAGGACGACAAGAAAGATGAACACTCCAAGACAAAGGAAGGGAGAAAGACACAACAATATCAGCAACAACAGCAGCAGCAACAACCTTCGGTGGATGAGAAATACACGCAATGGAAGTCCCTTGTCCCTGTCCTCTATGACTGGCTTGCTAACCATAATCTCGTTTGGCCCTCTCTCTCTTGCCG GTGGGGTCCTCAGCTCGAACAAGCCACTTATAAGAATCGTCAGCGGCTCTATCTTTCGGAGCAG ACTGATGGCAGTGTGCCAAATACTCTGGTAATAGCGAATTGCGAGGTTGTGAAGCCTAGGGTTGCGGCTGCAGAGCACATTTCACAg TTTAATGAAGAGGCACGGTCCCCCTTTGTGAAGAAGTTCAAGACCATCATACATCCTGGCGAG GTGAACAGAATTAGGGAATTACCACAAAATTCCAAGATAGTGGCAACACATACAGATAGCCCTGAT GTCCTTGTTTGGGATGTTGAGAATCAACCTAACCGTCATGCTGTCCTTGGAGCTACAAACTCTCGGCCTGATTTG ATATTGACTGGACACCAAGACAATGCAGAATTTGCTCTTGCTATGTGCCCAACTGAGCCCTATGTTCTTTCAGGAG GAAAGGACAAAACGGTGGTATTGTGGAGTATTGAGGACCATATAACATCTGCTGCCACAGGTGGATCAATTATCAAGCCAAACTCTAAATCTGGGGAAACCAATGATAAAACTGCTGAAAGCCCTTCTGTCGGGCCACGAGGTATCTACTGTGGCCATGAGGATACTGTTGAAGATGTGACTTTCTGTCCATCTAG TGCACAGGAGTTCTGTAGTGTTGGAGATGATTCTTGTCTCATCTTATGGGATGCACGTGTTGGGTCTAGCCCTGTGGTTAAG GTTGAAAAAGCTCATAATGCTGATCTTCACTGTGTTGATTGGAATCCACATGATGATAATCTGATTCTTACTGG GTCAGCAGATAATTCTGTTCGCATGTTTGATCGTCGCAATCTCACCACTAACGGAGTTGGGTCGCCCATCCATAAATTTGAGGGTCACAAAGCTGCTGTTCTTTGTGTTCAG TGGTCTCCAGACAAATCATCTGTATTTGGTAGTTCAGCTGAGGATGGTCTCTTGAACATTTGGGACTATGAGAAG GTTGGTAAAAAGATAGAGCGATCTGGAAAATCAATAAGTGCTCCTCCAGGGTTGTTTTTCCAACATGCTGGTCATAG AGATAAAGTAGTCGATTTTCATTGGAATGCATATGATCCTTGGACAATTGTTAGCGTCTCTGATGACTGTGAAAGTACTGGTGGAGGGGGCACATTGCAG ATATGGCGCATGAGTGATTTGATCTACAGACCAGAAGAAGAGGTTTTAGCAGAGCTGGAGAAATTCAAATCTCATGTGGTGGCATGCGCTTCCAAGTCTGAAAAATGA